ACTTGCCGACCAACAAATAAATTTTTTAAAAAAATATTTAACTACAAATAATCAATTATTCACATTACTCGTGATTCACCATCATGTGGTCCCCATTCAAAGCGCATGGTTAGATACTTTGGCATTAGAAAATGCTCATTATTTATTAACCATTATTCAAGAAAACAAACACATTAAGAGTGTGGTGTGTGGTCATATTCATCAAGCATTCGAAAAAGTGATCGATGAGGTGGTTTATTATGCGACGCCCTCGACGTGTTTTCAATTCAAACCGCGCACAGAAAAATTTGCTCTCGATGATGTGGCGCCCGGTTATCGTTGGATTTTTTTAAACGATGATGGCACGCTCACGTCGCGAGTGGAACGAGTTAAGGGTTTTTCAGCGCAGGCTTACGCATCCACCAGCGGGTACTGAGTAGATTATAAACTTGAGATCAACCACAGAACATGTAAAAATGATTGCTGTTTAGGGAGAATTGCTAAAAAGAGCGAGGGAAGTGGGTAATGCAAAATGTGCTACGCAATTTAATCATTGTTACAATCAGTTTTTTTGTCATCACCACACAAGCAGCTTCACTGTCTTCATTGCAAAAACTCATCCAAGAAAAAAATTATGTGCAAGCGTATGCGCTTTCGCAAAAATTGTTGGATAAATACGAGGGAAATCCGCAATTTGATTTTTTATATGGTCTCGCAGCGTTAAGAACGCAACATGCCGATCAAGCTTCCTTTATTTTTGAACGTTTACTCCTGCAACATCCCAACGATCCGCGAGTTCGTCTAGAATATGCCTTAGCTCAACTTCACATTAAAAATTATCCACAAGCCCAACACGAGTTCCAACACATATTAAAGCAAAATCCGCCCCCCAATGTACAAAAAAATATTCGTCATTTTTTAGCGCTGATAGATGCCATCCAAACCCAATCCCAGCCGAGTAAAAATACCTTAAGTGCATTTGTGCGTTTCAATGCCGGTTACGATAGCAATGCTAATAGCTCAACGGCAGAAAATATTATTAATATTCCGGTATTCGGTTCGGTGGCGCTTAATCCCAGTGCTCGTGCTGCTGGAACTTTTTTTAGTGGTTTACAAGCTGGAATTTCAGGGCAATTAGCCTTAAATAAAAATTTATCGATGTTTGGCTCGATCAGTGGCAATGGTCGCAGAAATACGCGCGCGCATCAGTTCGATACCAATACCACCACGGCAATTGCCGGATTAAACTGGAGTAAAGGCCGATTTTCTCTGACTCTGCCTTTTATGGCGCAAGCCTTAGAATTAGAACATCAACGTTTTCGCAATACCGTGGCTTATGCCTTGCAAGGTTTGTATACCCTCACTCGTTTTACGCGTGTAGGAGGATTTATCGACCACAGTCGCTTGCTCTATCCCAACAATCGCACGCGCACGGGCGTGCGGGCGCAGGACACCAATTTAACCACGGGCGGTCCTGTTTTTCAGCATCAGTTCAGTAAAGTACCCTTAGTGTTAACGGTGAAATTATTTGGCGGCCGTGAAGACGATCGCGTTGAAAATTATCCGCATTTGGCACGACGGGTTTATGGCACGGACGATGCCATTCGTTGGATAATTTCTAAAATGTATGAACCTTATTTAGGCATACGCTATCAACGATCAAAATATAAAGGCGTGGTGCCAGGCTTTTTGGCCTATCGTTCCGATCATGAATTTGATTTATTCACCGGCATTCGCATTAAATTAAATAAACATTGGTTACTAGAACCGTCTTATACCTATATCGATAATGCCAGCAACACCATTATTTACGCGTTCAAACGCCATCAATTTATGTTAAGCCTCACGTATTCAACCGGACAGGTTTAGGCGCATAAGGAGCATTGCCATGAATAAATCCATCATTGCCTTACCCGTATTTTTGCTCATGACGGCATCTCCGGTGTTTGCAGCCGCAAGCGTGGGTAAAGTGATTTTTGCCAAAGGACAAGTGACGATTATTTCGGCCCAGCAACCGATGAAAGCCCAACGCGGCAGTGCGCTACATACCGGACAAAGCATTCAAACAGGCGTGAATTCAACCGCGCAAATTCGTTATTCCGATAATACCTTAATTTCAATTGCACCGAATTCTATTTATAAAATCGACCAATATCGTTTTAACCAAAACGCCAAAACGGATGTGCGAAAAACGACATTAGTCCAAGGTGGATTGCGTGCAATTACTGGGAAAATCAGCAAAGAAAATCCTAACGCGGTGACATTACAAACCAAAGCGGCGACGATTGGCGTGCGCGGAACCATTTATGCGGTCATCATTAACAATAACACAACCTATGCCGAGGCTACACAAGGCACATTAAGTGTTGGCAATTTATTGATAGGACCAACGCATCCTACACGAGCATTAAAAGTCAATCCAGGAGAACCTCCGCAAGCGCTGCCAACCATTCCCGAAGCCATAAAAAATAAATTAAATGTCGATATGGATGTGTTATCGAATGTCCCACAAGGCGGCTCGTCGAGTGGTGGAACTTCTTCATCCCCTTCATCGGAATCTATTTCTTCGAGTGATGAATCAAATTTAGCGGCAAATGATTTAACGAGTCAGAACGGCGATATCGATAGATTTACCAATCCGGTGAATATGGTCAATAATCCTCGTCAAGTCGTTTCGAATTTTAACGTGCGTCCTGAATATTTTGCCGCGGGCGATTTTGGGCGTACGGGTATTGGCGCCACGGAATATCGCAATACAGTAGGGTATATCGAAGCCAACCGAATTACCAATCCGATTATTTATGATAATGTTTTGGGAGATATTTCGGGTACATTAAATG
This is a stretch of genomic DNA from Legionellales bacterium. It encodes these proteins:
- a CDS encoding tetratricopeptide repeat protein — translated: MQNVLRNLIIVTISFFVITTQAASLSSLQKLIQEKNYVQAYALSQKLLDKYEGNPQFDFLYGLAALRTQHADQASFIFERLLLQHPNDPRVRLEYALAQLHIKNYPQAQHEFQHILKQNPPPNVQKNIRHFLALIDAIQTQSQPSKNTLSAFVRFNAGYDSNANSSTAENIINIPVFGSVALNPSARAAGTFFSGLQAGISGQLALNKNLSMFGSISGNGRRNTRAHQFDTNTTTAIAGLNWSKGRFSLTLPFMAQALELEHQRFRNTVAYALQGLYTLTRFTRVGGFIDHSRLLYPNNRTRTGVRAQDTNLTTGGPVFQHQFSKVPLVLTVKLFGGREDDRVENYPHLARRVYGTDDAIRWIISKMYEPYLGIRYQRSKYKGVVPGFLAYRSDHEFDLFTGIRIKLNKHWLLEPSYTYIDNASNTIIYAFKRHQFMLSLTYSTGQV
- the cpdA gene encoding 3',5'-cyclic-AMP phosphodiesterase, which gives rise to MGQGKLAILQITDTHLFADPAKQLLGLNTEDSCAAVIRAIQQDEQKPDLILLTGDIAQDSSELAYHSIAQKLIPFHCPVYWIPGNHDSAGLMKKTFQQFSHMSNDKLIQPSPWQIILLDSQKPGAVEGLLADQQINFLKKYLTTNNQLFTLLVIHHHVVPIQSAWLDTLALENAHYLLTIIQENKHIKSVVCGHIHQAFEKVIDEVVYYATPSTCFQFKPRTEKFALDDVAPGYRWIFLNDDGTLTSRVERVKGFSAQAYASTSGY
- a CDS encoding FecR domain-containing protein, with translation MNKSIIALPVFLLMTASPVFAAASVGKVIFAKGQVTIISAQQPMKAQRGSALHTGQSIQTGVNSTAQIRYSDNTLISIAPNSIYKIDQYRFNQNAKTDVRKTTLVQGGLRAITGKISKENPNAVTLQTKAATIGVRGTIYAVIINNNTTYAEATQGTLSVGNLLIGPTHPTRALKVNPGEPPQALPTIPEAIKNKLNVDMDVLSNVPQGGSSSGGTSSSPSSESISSSDESNLAANDLTSQNGDIDRFTNPVNMVNNPRQVVSNFNVRPEYFAAGDFGRTGIGATEYRNTVGYIEANRITNPIIYDNVLGDISGTLNASATQILPGVYYGEWDSTYCELCNPSTFGSAAFPTTWISAQATPLQNLPTTGVINYSTPVFISATTDSASNDVAGGAWGGSFNLNFTTGEFAGNMNLTETISGTTWNANIDGVLVNGTVRGFNIGGMNTAGGTIDTGEFSGFLSGSNSDYLINTFRFNANNTGASIGGVSVIGR